A single genomic interval of SAR324 cluster bacterium harbors:
- the ispD gene encoding 2-C-methyl-D-erythritol 4-phosphate cytidylyltransferase — MKTPDTIVIIPAAGQGKRMGAGKNKLFLSLGNETILECTLRKFLIHPRIKSIYLAIAKEDEAEIRTMTQPMGDQIRMVYGGEERQDSVWNALQMIRKESLPAWILVHDGARPLFSHELIDRILEACETSAAAVPVISLKDTIRRRIENKSEIVDRSILFATQTPQGFRTELLLQANDQARKDGRKVTDDASLVEHLGHEVAMIPGEETNIKITTPLDWKWATWLAGSTKNDARF, encoded by the coding sequence ATGAAAACCCCGGATACGATCGTCATTATTCCTGCGGCTGGACAGGGAAAACGTATGGGTGCCGGAAAAAACAAACTGTTTCTGTCTCTAGGCAATGAAACCATACTGGAATGCACGCTCAGAAAATTTTTAATTCATCCTCGAATCAAGTCGATTTATTTAGCGATTGCCAAAGAAGATGAAGCTGAAATTCGGACAATGACTCAGCCAATGGGGGATCAGATTCGGATGGTTTATGGTGGTGAGGAACGTCAGGATTCTGTCTGGAATGCCCTGCAAATGATCCGTAAAGAATCTCTGCCAGCATGGATTCTGGTGCATGATGGTGCCCGTCCCCTGTTTAGCCATGAACTCATTGACCGGATTCTTGAGGCCTGCGAAACCAGTGCGGCGGCAGTGCCTGTGATATCGCTCAAGGATACAATCCGGCGGCGAATAGAAAATAAATCTGAAATAGTGGATCGCTCCATCCTTTTCGCAACTCAGACGCCTCAGGGATTCAGAACGGAACTATTGTTGCAAGCCAATGACCAGGCCAGAAAAGATGGCCGGAAAGTCACGGATGATGCTTCTCTTGTGGAACATCTGGGGCATGAAGTTGCCATGATTCCCGGAGAAGAAACAAATATTAAAATCACAACGCCCCTTGACTGGAAGTGGGCAACCTGGTTGGCTGGATCCACTAAGAATGACGCAAGGTTTTGA
- a CDS encoding FTR1 family protein: protein MLSSAVIVFREVFEAALIIGIVMAATKEVKQRGLWIMGGVASGLAGACIVAYFAQSIAMSLEGVGQELFNACVLGIAVVMLGWHNIWMSRHGREMAQQMSTVGREVAEGTKSLLMLQAVVAIAVLREGAEVVMFLYGIAAGGSDVSLMMAGGGIGLAGGVVIGVLLYFGLLKVPSRHFFTVTGWLLLLLAAGMASQATVYLVQAGMISPIAPVVWDTSSLLSENSMIGELFHTLIGYDDRPSGIQLIVYVLTLLIIGGLMKRFGQIPAPQKIS from the coding sequence ATGTTAAGTTCAGCGGTCATTGTATTTCGGGAAGTATTTGAGGCGGCGTTGATCATTGGTATTGTCATGGCCGCCACCAAAGAAGTCAAACAGAGGGGTTTATGGATTATGGGTGGAGTTGCCTCAGGCCTCGCGGGAGCATGTATAGTGGCGTATTTTGCCCAATCGATCGCAATGTCCCTTGAAGGTGTGGGACAAGAGTTGTTTAACGCCTGTGTGCTTGGTATTGCCGTCGTAATGCTAGGATGGCATAACATCTGGATGAGTCGGCATGGGCGTGAAATGGCGCAACAAATGAGCACGGTTGGTCGAGAAGTTGCGGAAGGCACAAAGTCCTTGCTTATGTTGCAGGCCGTAGTCGCAATTGCTGTTTTACGAGAAGGCGCTGAAGTGGTCATGTTTCTGTATGGAATTGCCGCTGGCGGTAGTGATGTTTCCCTGATGATGGCCGGTGGCGGTATTGGCCTGGCCGGTGGTGTGGTCATTGGTGTCTTGCTGTATTTTGGACTGCTCAAGGTTCCTTCACGTCACTTCTTTACCGTGACGGGTTGGTTGCTTCTGTTACTGGCGGCGGGCATGGCATCTCAAGCCACCGTCTATCTGGTTCAGGCCGGAATGATCTCCCCCATCGCACCTGTGGTGTGGGATACCTCGTCTCTTTTGTCAGAAAATTCCATGATTGGCGAATTGTTTCATACCTTGATTGGCTATGATGATCGACCCTCAGGAATCCAGTTGATTGTGTATGTTCTCACCCTATTAATCATTGGCGGATTAATGAAACGATTTGGACAAATTCCAGCACCCCAGAAAATTTCCTGA
- a CDS encoding cupredoxin domain-containing protein: MAGLTISTIFLSVNTGFAEVPEFRLIIKDHLFEPTQLEIPAGEKIKLIVENQDVTPEEFESHSLNREKIIPAKGKIILFLGPLEKGTYPFVGEFHEESAKGNIIAK, from the coding sequence ATGGCAGGATTAACCATTTCAACAATTTTTCTGAGTGTTAACACTGGCTTTGCGGAGGTACCGGAGTTTCGCCTGATCATCAAGGATCACCTCTTTGAACCAACTCAACTGGAAATTCCCGCTGGAGAAAAAATCAAATTGATCGTGGAAAATCAGGACGTGACTCCTGAAGAATTCGAAAGCCATTCGCTGAACAGAGAAAAAATTATTCCAGCGAAAGGAAAAATCATATTATTCCTTGGTCCTCTGGAGAAGGGAACCTATCCTTTTGTGGGTGAGTTTCATGAGGAATCCGCAAAAGGTAATATTATCGCCAAATGA
- the fliF gene encoding flagellar M-ring protein FliF, translated as MAEQANPLKDISFQFQNFFGSLTLAKRITILVSLGIILAGMVTIVIVSNRDTWAPLYSNMDPGDAAKIVEKLQENQIPFMLAPGGRTVMVPPHMVDQARLTMASEKVLPGSGVGFMDMFGTPSLGETEFQQQVKYRIAQEGELARLIGRITNIKSAKVSLALPQKTLFSDSQEQPTAAVSLDVAGSLSRQQVETVSHLVAASVEGMEPKFVRITDQSGNLLSRGLEDESLGGKLSEHYTYKRRLEANLEKEILDQLEPIVGVDRVKVKVAAKLKFDRETVKEQRIDPEQTAIISEQVSNENSTGSRSIPVGPAGVSTNLPEATGREAATVTDFGKQNSTRNFDISRQEVFRESATGKIMGLSIAVLLDHKHPAVMDGDGKIVGRENIPWTVAEKEEISNLVKAAIGFTSNDERKDNVFVANMSFGKPVEEDQQAQVEETRRQRIFILDIVRYSALGVAILALIMLVIRPMVQRLSAKPADLDLLMGLPATIGELEGEELEIPTEREAGIPPRDKIIDIARQDPLKTASLIRSWLRDKK; from the coding sequence ATGGCGGAACAAGCCAACCCCTTAAAAGACATAAGTTTCCAGTTCCAGAATTTCTTTGGTTCGCTCACGCTGGCAAAAAGAATCACCATTCTTGTCTCGTTGGGCATCATTCTGGCGGGAATGGTCACCATCGTCATTGTCTCGAATCGAGACACATGGGCACCACTCTATTCCAACATGGATCCGGGAGATGCCGCAAAAATTGTGGAAAAACTTCAAGAAAATCAAATTCCTTTCATGCTCGCGCCCGGTGGGCGAACCGTCATGGTTCCGCCGCACATGGTTGATCAGGCACGATTGACAATGGCCAGTGAAAAAGTTCTGCCCGGAAGCGGAGTAGGATTCATGGATATGTTTGGAACCCCCAGTCTCGGCGAAACAGAATTTCAACAGCAGGTAAAATACCGAATCGCTCAGGAAGGTGAACTGGCAAGATTGATCGGCAGGATCACCAATATCAAATCGGCCAAAGTCTCTCTGGCACTGCCACAGAAAACGCTGTTCAGTGATTCGCAGGAACAACCTACAGCCGCTGTTTCACTGGATGTCGCTGGAAGCTTGTCTCGTCAGCAGGTTGAAACGGTTTCTCATCTGGTCGCCGCCTCTGTGGAAGGAATGGAACCCAAATTTGTCAGAATCACAGATCAATCAGGAAACCTGCTGAGCCGTGGACTGGAAGATGAATCGCTGGGAGGAAAACTCAGTGAACACTACACCTATAAACGTCGGCTTGAAGCAAATCTGGAAAAGGAAATTCTCGATCAACTGGAACCCATTGTGGGGGTTGACCGGGTCAAGGTCAAGGTTGCGGCAAAACTCAAATTTGACAGGGAAACCGTCAAAGAACAACGCATTGATCCTGAACAAACCGCAATCATCAGTGAGCAGGTCTCCAATGAAAACTCAACAGGTTCGCGATCCATTCCTGTTGGACCCGCCGGAGTGAGTACCAATCTTCCAGAAGCAACAGGTCGTGAAGCCGCGACTGTCACCGATTTTGGCAAACAGAATTCCACCAGAAATTTTGATATCAGCCGCCAGGAAGTTTTCAGGGAATCCGCAACAGGAAAAATCATGGGCTTGAGCATTGCGGTTCTGCTGGATCATAAACATCCTGCGGTGATGGATGGAGATGGCAAGATTGTAGGCCGTGAAAACATTCCCTGGACAGTGGCGGAAAAAGAGGAAATCAGCAATCTGGTCAAAGCGGCCATCGGCTTCACCAGCAATGACGAACGCAAAGACAATGTGTTTGTGGCCAACATGTCGTTTGGAAAACCTGTGGAAGAAGATCAGCAGGCACAAGTGGAAGAAACCAGAAGACAACGAATTTTCATTCTGGATATTGTCCGCTATTCGGCTTTGGGCGTTGCGATTCTCGCACTGATCATGCTTGTGATCCGCCCGATGGTTCAACGTCTGAGCGCCAAACCCGCGGATCTCGATCTGTTGATGGGACTTCCTGCAACCATTGGCGAACTCGAGGGCGAAGAACTGGAGATTCCAACAGAACGCGAAGCGGGTATTCCACCAAGAGACAAAATCATCGACATCGCTCGTCAGGATCCGCTCAAAACAGCATCACTTATCCGTTCCTGGCTGCGGGATAAAAAATAA